In one Nicotiana sylvestris chromosome 8, ASM39365v2, whole genome shotgun sequence genomic region, the following are encoded:
- the LOC138875760 gene encoding uncharacterized protein, with protein sequence MKAQALADHLEENPVDDEYHPLSTYFSDEEVNLVEVISEDTNAWKMFFDEVVNVKGVGIRAILISPTGQHYPATTRLRFLCTNNTAEYEVYIMGMNMEIDQDVEELQHVEDLSKRFKSVEFRYVPQFHNQLANALAILASMLPYPGNVHIDLLEIQIQERHGFCSSIEIEPDVQPWYYDIKRFLKTKEYPEQASGDQKRTIRRFATGFFLSGEVLFKRTPDLNLLRCVDAQEARRIMNEVHAGVCRPHMNGYVLARKILRAGYYWMTMEKDCFSFVRKCNQC encoded by the exons atgaaagctcaAGCTTTAGCGGATCACCTAgaagagaatcctgttgatgatgaatatcatcctttgagtacttacttttCGGACGAGGAAGTAAATTTAGTTGAGGTAATCTCAGAAGACACCAacgcttggaaaatgttcttcgatgaaGTTGTGAATGTAAAAGGTGTCGGGATtagggcaattttgatctcacccaccGGTCAGCACTATCCGGCCACAACCCGACTTCGGTTTTTATGCACgaacaacactgccgagtatgaagtctacattatgggcatgaacatggaaatcgatcaggatgtggaagaatt gcaacatgtggaagatcttagcaagcggTTCAAGTCTGTCGAGTTCAGGTACGTTCCTCAGTTTCACAATCAGTTAGCCAATGCACTAGCTAttttggcctcgatgctgccatatCCAGGAAATGTCCACATTGACCTATTGGAAATCCAAATTCAAGAAAGGCATGGTTTTTGCAGTTCAATTGAAATAGAGCCTGATGTTCAGCCATGGTATTatgatatcaaaagattcttgaaaacaaaagaatatcccgagcaagctagtggagaccaaaagagaaccattagaaggtTTGCTACTGGCTTCTTCTTAAGTGGAGAGGTCTTGttcaaaaggactccagatctaaACCTTTTAAGATGTGTGGATGCCCAAGAGGCCAGAAGAATCATGAatgaagtgcacgcaggagtgtgtagaccccatatgaatggatacgtccttgcaaggaaaatccttcgagcaggttattactggatgactatggaaaaagattgcttcagttttgtccgaaAGTGTAATCAGTGTTAG